CTATGGGGTTAGGCCTCCACATCCCCCATGCATCCGACCCTAACTTGGAGGGCACCCCGGAACATGTGTCGGAATGTGTGTGATTTAACAAAAAAAGTTTAGTGGAAAAACCCCGCTTCGCCGAACGCAAATCGCAGATTCGAAGAGAACGGACTTCATTTCCGGCGCGCTTTATACCATATTTTGCCTATCTATGGCAAAAAAAAATTGGCTAGCCCCGAGAGTCGAACTCCATACTGCAAATCCTGTTGCGCTTTATCAACGCCCCATGCGCCAGTTCAACAAATACACATTCTCATTTGTTCCTGATAGAATACGCCATCGGCACATAACCGTGCTTGCGAATTTAAGTAGAGAAAGCCAATGTCAATTAAAATCAAAACCGCACAACAGATTGAGCGCATGCGACTTGCAGGTGCGCTGGCCGCTGAAATTTTGGAAATGATCGAACCTCATATTAAAGAAGGCGTGACCACCGACGAACTCAATCAGATTTGCCACGACTATGCGACAGAAAAAGGCGCGTATTCAGCCCCTTTGAACTATCACGGTTTTCCTAAATCCATTTGTACCTCCATCAATCACATCGTTTGTCACGGTATTCCAGCCAGCAAAGATGAGATTGGTAGTAACGGTCAACTAAAACCTGCTGTGCTGAAAAACGGGGACATCCTCAACGTCGACATTACCGTCATCGTTCCTGACGATGAAAAGGCGGATCTCTCTGTTCGACCACAAGGTTTCCACGGTGATACATCGAAAATGTTCCTAGTCGGTGAGGTTTCACCAGCCAACAAACGTCTATGTATGGTTGCTCAAGAAGCGCTGTACGTGGGAATGCGTCAAGTGAAACCTGGCGCAACGGTCGGTGATATCGGCACAGCGATTGAGAAGTACATTAAAGACAACAACAAGAACAATCCACGTAACAAGTTCTCTATTGTCAAAGATTTCTGTGGTCACGGCATTGGCGATGAGTTCCACGAAGAGCCTCAAGTTGTGCACTATCGCAACAGTGACCGCCGCGTACTCAAAGAAGGGATGTGTTTCACTATTGAACCGATGATTAACGCAGGAAAGTTTGGTTGTACTGTCGATGCACAAGACGACTGGACAGTCTACACTGGCGATGGCAAAAATTCGGCGCAGTGGGAACACACCATTGTGGTGACCAAAGAAGGCTGTGAAGTGCTCACTTTACGTAGCGAAGAAACCATTCCACGTTTGATGAAAAACGTCTGATCTCTCAATATCCCCGCCTCGCGGGGATATTTTTTATCGTCCGCAACTCTGTTACAGTCTCCTGCAGATTATGATTGCACGGACAGCACAGTATGCCTTTTAACTCTCCTTTAGCCTTCAGTGACGAACAACTGGTGGTGCCGGATTTAAAAAACCAGCTCGAGCAGTTTGCCGAAGCGCAAAAGCACGCCTTTCTCAACCACCATCCGGTCACCGATCTGGTCCTCGCCAGAGCAGAATACATGGATCTACTGCTGACTCGCTTGTGGCGCTACTACGGTTTTGCCAATATTCACAACATCGCTTTGGTGGCCGTTGGCGGATATGGACGAGGCGAACTCCATCCCTTATCGGATATCGATATTCTGGTGCTGTCCCAACATAAGCTTCCTCGCGAACTTGAAAGCAAAGTGAGCGAGTTCATCACCCTGCTGTGGGACTTGCGCTTGGAAGTGGGCCATGCAGTGCGCACGGTTGTAGAGTGTGCCAATGTTGGCCGAGAAGACCTCACCGTGGCCACCAACCTACAAGAAGCACGCCTCGTTTGTGGGTGTGAGAATACCTTTCAAGCGTTGAAAAAAGTCGTCCTGTCGGACTCTTTCTGGCCGAGCGAAACCTTTTACCAAGCGAAAATCCAAGAACAGCGTGAGCGGCATGCCCGCTACCACGACACCACCTATAATCTCGAACCAGACATCAAATCTACCCCTGGCGGACTGCGTGATATTCATACCCTCAGTTGGGTCGCGCGCCGCCATTTTGGTGCGACCTCTTTGCTTGAGATGAGCCGCTATGGTTTCCTCACCGATGCGGAATATCGTGAACTGGTGGAATGTCAGGACTTTCTCTGGCGTGTGCGCTTTGCGCTGCACATTGAACTGAGACGTTACGACAACCGTCTGACATTTGCGCATCAGGCGCAAGTGGCCGAGCATTTAGGTTTTCACGGCGAAGGCAATCGCGGTGTAGAAATGATGATGAAAGAGTTCTACCGCACGCTGCGTCGTGTCGCTGAACTCAATAAAATGCTGCTCAAACTGTTTGATCAAGCGATCATCAACGGTGGCGAGACAGAACCTGCCATCATTATTGATGAAGATTTTCAGCGCCGCGGACGCTTGATTGAAGCGCGCAAACCGGCGTTGTTCCAAGCCCGTCCAGAAACCATTCTCGACATGTTTTTGCACATCGCCAACGACTCCACCATTGATAGCGTCAGCCCTCCGACGTTGCGCCAACTGCGCACCGCCAGACGCCGCCTGAACAAGTTTCTCCACACCTTACCCGAAGCTAGAGAGAAGTTCATGGAACTGGTGCGCCACCCCAACGCGCTGCACCGTGCCTTTAGTTTGATGCACAAACTCGGCGTGCTTGCCGCTTATTTACCGCAGTGGAGCCAGATCGTCGGGCAGATGCAGTTTGACCTGTTCCACGTTTACACCGTGGATGAGCACAGTATTCGCCTGCTTAACCACATCAATACCTTCGGCTACGCCAAAAATCACGAAAAGCATCCGATCTGCTGTGAAATATACCCAAGACTACAGAAAAAAGAGCTACTGATTCTCGCAGCGATTTTCCACGACATCGGTAAAGGGCGCGGCGGCGATCACTCTGAAATTGGTGAAACCGAATCCTACGAGTTCTGTATTGAACACGGCTTGTCCAAACCAGAGGCCAAGCTAGTCGCTTGGTTAGTACGTAATCACCTACTGATGTCCGTCACCGCACAGCGTCGTGACATTTATGATCCAGACGTGATCACCGAATTCGCCAAACAAGTGCGTGATGAAGAACGCTTGGAATATCTGGTGTGTCTGACAGTCGCGGATATCTGCGCCACCAATCCTGAGCTGTGGAACAGTTGGAAGCGTACTCTGCTTGCCGAACTGTTTTACTCCACCCAAAGAGCTTTGCGTCGTGGATTAGAAAATCCAGTCGATGTACGCGAGCGTATTCGTCACAATCAGCAACTCGCTTCAGCCTTGCTGCGCAAAGAAGGCTTCAGTGCGCGTGAAATCGAAGTGCTGTGGCAACGTTTCAAAGCGGACTACTTTTTGCGCCACACCCATCAGCAGATCGCTTGGCATTGCGAGCATATTTTACGTATGGAAGACCCCGAGCAACCCTTGGTGCTGATGAGTAAAAAAGCCACCCGCGGCGGCACGGAAGTGTTTGTGTATACCAAAGACCAACATGCCCTGTTTGCCACTGTGGTGGCCGAGCTGGATAGACGCAACTTTAACGTGCATGACGCGCAAATCATGAGCAGCAAAGATGGCTATGTACTTGATACCTTTATGGTACTGGATCAAAACGGCGAAGCGGTGGACGAAAACCGTCACAAAGCTGTGGTCAAACATCTCACTCATGTACTGACTGACGGACGGCCGACTAAGATCAAAACCCGCCGCATACCGCACAAGTTGCAACATTTTAAAGTCAAAACCAAAGTCGATTTTCTACCGACCAAGAGTAAAAAACGCACCTTAATGGAGTTGGTGGCACTCGATACCCCCGGGTTACTGGCTGTGGTTGGCGCAACCTTTGCCGACATGGGCTTTAATCTGCACGGGGCGAAAATCACCACCATTGGCGAGCGAGCGGAAGATTTATTTATCCTTACCGGCGATTTGGGTAGTCGACTCAACGAAGAGCAGGAGCAACTACTGCGCGAGAAACTGGTGCAAAATATTGCCGAGCTCGCACCTTAAACAGTTGCAACCATACGCTTCCCGTCGCATAAACAGCGGGAAGCGTTCATCCTCAAGCGAGCGCGATCTTGTCCACAAGTTAAACAATTTGGTGAGATATCAGCTATCTACTCTATGCACTGGCTGCTACATTGAAGCTTGTCAGTCATACATCAACAGAGGTCGCCTATGTATCCACACCTCACCGGATTAGGTATTCACGATCCAAATCAAATTGAACGTTATTCACTGCGTCAAGAAGCTCACAAAGACGTACTCAAGATCTATTTTCACAAGCAAAAAGGGGAACTGTTCGCCAAGAGCGTTAAGTTTAAATACCCGCGCCAGATAAAAAATGTGCTAGTGGATAGCGGGAGTCACCAATATAAAGAGGTGACGGAGATCAACCGTAATTTGACGCTGGTGATCGACGAATTAAATCGCATCACCAAACCGCCGAAGCAGAGCGAAACCGACATTAAGCAGAAAATCCTAACCGACCTCAAACACTTAGAAAAAGTCGTATCAAGCAAGATTGCCGAAATCGAAGCCGACTTAGAGAAGTTAAAGTAACCCGCCATTGGCAAGGGTTGGCTGTTCAACCCTTGTTTGCCTTGCTGAGCCTAGCTAAGCGTGGCTAAATCCCATTCAAATCGAGCAAATAGCTGCTTCCACACCGCGTCAACGCCCGCGCGAATCACCACCATTTGCTGAGTAAACGGATGGACAAAACGCAGCTCTGAAGCGTGCAATAACAACCTTGGCGCTGCAAATTCCTCGCGAAACAGCTTGTTGTGCTTGCCATCACCGTGGGTAGTGTCACCGACGATCGGATGACGCAAGTGCGCCATATGGCGTCTCAGTTGATGCTTGCGCCCTGTCTTCGGTTTTAACGCCATCAAGCAATAACGCGTAGTGGGGAATTTTCCGGTCGAATAAGGCACCTCAACACGGCACAGCGGCTGATAGTGTGTAATCGCTTCCTGCGCTTCTTTTTCTTGAGAGGCAAACTTATCGGCAATTTTGTCCAGCTCGACTTTGAGTGGGTAATCGAGCTCGCCCCCTTCCTCAATCCAACCGCGCACAATCGCATGGTAAGTTTTCTCCATTGCTTGTCCGGCAAACATCGGCATCACCTGCGAGGCTACTTCAGAGGATAAAGCAAACATCAATACCCCCGATGTTGGGCGATCAAGACGATGCAACGGAAACACATGCTGACCCAGTTGATCACGCAGTGTCTGCATGACAAATTGCGTCTCATGCTTATCCAGCCAACTACGATGCACCAACATACCTGCGGGTTTGTTAACCGCCACAAAGTGCTCGTCCTGATAAATTATCTCCAACATTAACAGCTTACCTCATCAATTTTTCTCAGTACGTCAATCACTCGATTGTGCTCTGGCTGCGCTTGCCACACCTGTTCAAAATAAGGGGTGATAGCAAAACCCGTTGGCGTCGCGCTTTGTGCATCGAG
The Vibrio navarrensis DNA segment above includes these coding regions:
- the truC gene encoding tRNA pseudouridine(65) synthase TruC, which encodes MLEIIYQDEHFVAVNKPAGMLVHRSWLDKHETQFVMQTLRDQLGQHVFPLHRLDRPTSGVLMFALSSEVASQVMPMFAGQAMEKTYHAIVRGWIEEGGELDYPLKVELDKIADKFASQEKEAQEAITHYQPLCRVEVPYSTGKFPTTRYCLMALKPKTGRKHQLRRHMAHLRHPIVGDTTHGDGKHNKLFREEFAAPRLLLHASELRFVHPFTQQMVVIRAGVDAVWKQLFARFEWDLATLS
- the map gene encoding type I methionyl aminopeptidase — its product is MSIKIKTAQQIERMRLAGALAAEILEMIEPHIKEGVTTDELNQICHDYATEKGAYSAPLNYHGFPKSICTSINHIVCHGIPASKDEIGSNGQLKPAVLKNGDILNVDITVIVPDDEKADLSVRPQGFHGDTSKMFLVGEVSPANKRLCMVAQEALYVGMRQVKPGATVGDIGTAIEKYIKDNNKNNPRNKFSIVKDFCGHGIGDEFHEEPQVVHYRNSDRRVLKEGMCFTIEPMINAGKFGCTVDAQDDWTVYTGDGKNSAQWEHTIVVTKEGCEVLTLRSEETIPRLMKNV
- the glnD gene encoding bifunctional uridylyltransferase/uridylyl-removing protein GlnD; translation: MPFNSPLAFSDEQLVVPDLKNQLEQFAEAQKHAFLNHHPVTDLVLARAEYMDLLLTRLWRYYGFANIHNIALVAVGGYGRGELHPLSDIDILVLSQHKLPRELESKVSEFITLLWDLRLEVGHAVRTVVECANVGREDLTVATNLQEARLVCGCENTFQALKKVVLSDSFWPSETFYQAKIQEQRERHARYHDTTYNLEPDIKSTPGGLRDIHTLSWVARRHFGATSLLEMSRYGFLTDAEYRELVECQDFLWRVRFALHIELRRYDNRLTFAHQAQVAEHLGFHGEGNRGVEMMMKEFYRTLRRVAELNKMLLKLFDQAIINGGETEPAIIIDEDFQRRGRLIEARKPALFQARPETILDMFLHIANDSTIDSVSPPTLRQLRTARRRLNKFLHTLPEAREKFMELVRHPNALHRAFSLMHKLGVLAAYLPQWSQIVGQMQFDLFHVYTVDEHSIRLLNHINTFGYAKNHEKHPICCEIYPRLQKKELLILAAIFHDIGKGRGGDHSEIGETESYEFCIEHGLSKPEAKLVAWLVRNHLLMSVTAQRRDIYDPDVITEFAKQVRDEERLEYLVCLTVADICATNPELWNSWKRTLLAELFYSTQRALRRGLENPVDVRERIRHNQQLASALLRKEGFSAREIEVLWQRFKADYFLRHTHQQIAWHCEHILRMEDPEQPLVLMSKKATRGGTEVFVYTKDQHALFATVVAELDRRNFNVHDAQIMSSKDGYVLDTFMVLDQNGEAVDENRHKAVVKHLTHVLTDGRPTKIKTRRIPHKLQHFKVKTKVDFLPTKSKKRTLMELVALDTPGLLAVVGATFADMGFNLHGAKITTIGERAEDLFILTGDLGSRLNEEQEQLLREKLVQNIAELAP
- a CDS encoding DUF3461 family protein — translated: MYPHLTGLGIHDPNQIERYSLRQEAHKDVLKIYFHKQKGELFAKSVKFKYPRQIKNVLVDSGSHQYKEVTEINRNLTLVIDELNRITKPPKQSETDIKQKILTDLKHLEKVVSSKIAEIEADLEKLK